The Pirellulales bacterium genome includes a region encoding these proteins:
- a CDS encoding HAD family phosphatase, with protein sequence MPTAIRALFLDVGGVLLTNGWDSRVRRATAERFKLDFNELENRHHLTFDTYEVGKITFDTFLDRIVFYCPRDFTRDEFKQFVYDQAKPLPGMIELFAALKAKHDLKIAVVSNEGRELMCNRVARFKLDSFVDFFIVSSFVHLRKPDTDIYKLALDVAMLEPQQVAYIDDRAMLVEVATTLGIVGIQHVNYDTTARRLAALGLALESSS encoded by the coding sequence ATGCCAACTGCCATCCGCGCCCTGTTTCTCGATGTCGGAGGCGTACTGCTCACCAACGGCTGGGACAGCCGTGTTCGCCGAGCCACCGCCGAGCGATTCAAGCTCGATTTCAACGAACTCGAGAACCGGCATCATTTGACGTTCGACACCTATGAAGTCGGCAAAATCACCTTTGACACCTTTCTCGACCGCATTGTGTTTTATTGCCCGCGCGATTTCACGCGGGATGAATTCAAGCAGTTCGTCTACGATCAGGCAAAGCCGCTGCCAGGAATGATCGAGCTATTCGCCGCGCTGAAGGCGAAGCACGACTTGAAAATCGCGGTCGTTAGCAACGAAGGCCGCGAACTGATGTGCAATCGCGTTGCTCGATTCAAGCTCGATTCGTTTGTCGACTTCTTCATCGTTTCCAGTTTTGTGCACTTGCGAAAACCCGACACCGATATTTACAAACTCGCCCTGGACGTCGCGATGTTGGAACCGCAGCAGGTCGCCTACATCGATGATCGGGCGATGCTGGTCGAAGTTGCGACGACGTTGGGTATTGTCGGCATCCAACATGTCAACTACGACACCACTGCCCGTCGGCTGGCCGCGCTGGGCCTGGCGCTGGAATCAAGCTCGTAG